In the Necator americanus strain Aroian chromosome X, whole genome shotgun sequence genome, ttgaaaCAATACCTAATGAATGATATAGCTTCGCTACGATATCCatagaaaaatgtgaacataGCCAGAAAGAAGTGTTGTTAAAATCAATGCGAACAAGCGATGAACAGAATTGATTGGCGGTAGATCAAATATGGGGAGCCTATTTACGTGAGGTTACGACATATTTGTACAGGATATTAATCTTCActagatttctttttaatttttattcaacgTCAAGGCCTTTAGCTTACACagatgtttttattctcaaaatACTTGGGATCTACAGACTGATAATTAATCAGTCTAATTAAAACTGAactaaaaagaattaaaactgTACCGCTCTCGTAGCAGATGCTACCGCTGGGTATGTAGGTTCTAATGCGAGTTTTTCACTTATAAGAAACTTTATTCATCACGGACGTTTTTCATCATTCCATCTTGAACAATTCTCGTACGAAATGAATACAGTTGGACTTCGATATTGATTATTGCTGCAGTCTTCGTCCCGTCTCCGGACTTCTCCGGCATTTCACCGCCGTCAACAGAATTCCGAATTTAAAGGTTACTTCAGCACTTCAGTTGAAGAAGCCTTAATATTCCGTAGTTGTCCATCGGCAGTTTATTTAAAgatatcactccacgaatctctggggtggtgcgggttttaggtgggtcatgcctatgcggggtcttagattatgggaggagggtgattccgtccatttcttcctaattgccgtaaaaaaaaaacggcccagaagatgagGCGTgtgcacaacgctggcgcgctccaatcgaactcgttgtagaaaataacgtcccggaacgctcgaagccgcatcttctggccgttttttacggcaagtaggaagacatggacagaatcacccttctctccataatctacgatcccgtatacgagtagtccacctgaaatccgtaccaccccagattcgtggggtgatgcctttaactactcGCACACCTATCGTTTTCTagcatttgaatttatttgtttattttacttattttattcttatttatttcatttgcatTTATTCATAAGCCTGTTCTTTCCTGAAAATACGCATGTTCAACATGTTTTCGCCTCGATATTTGTACTGGATATTCTTACACTGTAGAAATTCACGCTTCAAATCCTCGTCGTTCCATTGATGACGGAAAATGATTATTCGGAGAATAAGCTTCCCAAACGCCGACTGTATccatatttaaaaaagagttttGTTAACTTCTAGGTATCATCTGAGGAGAATCACACTATTACatgtttaattattttaattcactgcaattacaaagaaaaaatagaatagaatagaatggaATAAGTAAAAACTATAGATTTTAATGACACTCTTCACAAGGAGCGTGGTGTACACAACATAAAAGCGTCTTCGTTTCCAAGGAAGTAAGGATCTGGCATTACTCATATGTCGTTGGGTACTGTACACAGGGCTAGTGATGTCGAAAGAACTATCGTTATTCACAttgaattcaaagaaaatgttgtgTGCGCTGTGAAAAGGCGTGATCAGCACCGTGGATGATACCGAGAGCGAAGATATTCTTCTGGAATGCTAGAgggaaggaagagaaaagaaattatttgacAATAACTATTACATATACCATATTACTACCATATTATACTTGACAGTGGTAATAATATGATGCCGATGCGATGTGTACTCCCagtgttttcaaacaaacagaTTGTgcctctttattttttgaaagtttcttgTATACAGATACTAAATACAAAGTAGATAAGATCCATGGTATGAAATAGCACATCTCATCAAATATTGAAAACGCATCCTAAAATCTCGGACCTAGGATAACCAAAAAACGAAATCAACTTTACCCATACTTGAACAACATCGCAGCAACttcgaaagatgaaaaaaccaTGCGCTTCAGAAGTACaaactaaataaatacaggaaaaaataTCGCCAAAGAGCATACAaacgaaaaattctcaaatagAAGGCGGAATTACAAgtggtgaaaatgaaaacaggtAGTATTTTCACTAACGCTCAGCCAAGATCAAATCAAGAAGAAGATCACAACAATCAGCGTTTCGATCAGGGACCAACTCCATTAAGTAATCGAAAACAACTAACACATGATACAGATGAAGTTCCCCTAGTCGATTTATCGGCACGTCTCGTGAAGCGCGTTTTTCAAATTGCGGAAGTCGAAGATGAGTGGAGGAAGGAAATCTTTCATAACTTTTCTGAAGTAAACTATTTACGTCAAAATTGAAAGCTCTACGAAGCCCATTCACGTGGCTCATACTCACTTGCAATTTCTACAAGTTGCCTCAAACACATGCTGGAACTTCCCGAATGCGCTACTGAGTTGGTGAAGCGTTTGGGCAGTCctgaaaacaaattaaattcagctattaaaaaaattcgagtAAATTGCTGGGTCAGAACTTACCATCGGAATTCCTGTGTGTTTATGGTTTGCATTAAGTGAAGATTCGCCTGAGTGGTGAGTTTCTGATATACAATGTACTGAGATGGCTTAGTCAAATCTACCTAAAGTAAAtccataaagaaaaataagcaagGAGCTTTCCGAGCGTTCTTCACTGATATCTAATAATCTTTTGACGTCAGTTAACAGGTACAGAACTACGCcgtatgatttttttatttcgctgAATAAGCAGCTAGAAGAGTGGCCGGAAATGCAAAAacgatttcaaaatttgatgcGTTAGTGTAAAGTAACGGGCAGCAGAAAACGCAGTTAAATAAAAGAAGTGTTGAACTGGCAAACAAAACTAAAGCTTGAACTCATATTCCTCACCCTTTTCTCGCCAAGATCTGTGTAAAATGACCATTCCTCATGTGGAGCAACAAATAACATTTGCTCAATAACACCGGCATTTTCTACCATCAACATTTTTTGAGTGAAAACAATTTGCTTCTCAAAGAGAACACCAAATCGCAACTGAAAACAAAGGATAAGCAGGCATTAACCAGTGAATTGAAGAGAGAATTTAATAGTGTCTGAACAGTTCCAACCTCAACAATGCTTCCCACGGCCGTTCGTTCAAGGAATGTTGGAAATATCCCCGTTTTATTCTTCAATAACTCTTTctggaactgaaaaaaaagccgttATGGTATGGTCAAAAATAGTTGTCGataaaaaaccacaaataCCTGAGCAAAAGCTGTCTCAAACTGTGCATGAGGTGACATACCAGTTGCCCAATGTGAGCATGACAGAGGCCGAGGGACAATACATGAGGGACGGCGACGTTGAAGTCGCAAAAACTCGCCCAAGTACACGTAtgtttgctttaaaaaattattgtgaaaagaatagaaatttcttcttagtctaagaaaatgaaatttagcTTACGAAATTCCCTTCATTCCAATTCTCACAATCAATCATAGACTCTACGGTTTCCATGATTTGTACATCCTGTTGTTCctcctatgaaaaaaaaaaacaacaaatcttGTCCAGTAAGCCATAGAAAAATCCGCAAAATGGTTTTCTTATGCTCATTTTAAGTGAACACATACCTGAAATACTGCCCTTAGTCGATTGAGAGGTTCAATTTGAGGTAGTTGATTAGGTAGTCCTTTCGCATAACTTTCAAGATTACTGTACAAATACATATTGAGTTATCacattttgatgtttttttttttgaagatgcaAGTCAAAAggacaaataaacaatttcttACTCGAAACAATCTCGGAATTCCTTATCCACTCGGTCTATTCTTCGAAAATATGCGTGCCATGTCTCTCTCGTTGGAGGTGATgagtgaaaaagaagattatGAAGGCGTGTTACACGATTTCTCAGTTGCCGAAGAAGAACAAGACCTACACATAAAATGCATAAAAGAGActattaatgaaaataacatGGTATTGATAGAAGAATAAGAGAATACTTACAGTTGTTACTACGTTGTAATACTCCTTCGTATTGCTGAGATGCTTGCGCACTGCTGCTTCCCATACCGAAACAAAATCCTTACAGTTACAGTAACACCTCCAAAACTTTTCGACTACGATTTTAAATCTATATCAGTTAAATTTTCTCGTATCCTATTTATCCTTCCCATAGCTAAAGTATAGTAGGCAAGGTATGACAgtttactagttttttttttgaatatatttaATTCTACAACTgtcgaaaataaataaatgtagaattctaaaatttccCACAAAGGCTTACTAAGTGATTCTCGCCTTCGGCAATTACAGAGCAAAACCATCAAACAATCCGAATTCGTCTCCATAAATTAATTGTAAGGCTCACGCACGAACaatgatccagaaaaaacatttctcacATGAGTGCTTAGCTaacttaagtttcgatggtGGTAATTTCCTACCAGACTAACTTCTTATCAAGGATATTACATCAGGACTGAAAATGACTAAATGCTGCGAATAATACCGATTTACCAGGATATCGCGGCCACTCCCTCAGCTTCCAGGATGTCAAACTCACAATTATAAATAACTTaaagacttttttctggaaacctcgtcttttttcatctttctccgGTAGTGGTGCAAAACTCCACAATTTATCCTCCACACGTAGGAATGTAAATATTCATGGAAACATCAAATCCAATCAAGTATTCACAGTTTTATCACAAAgctcatattttatttaaggGAAACTGTACTCGAAAAACGTAAGAGAGCAATAGCACGAAGGAGGAGAGTGAAGATGTGCCTAGGACCAAAACCATGATATAATTTATTCTCACTATAACAACAAACAATTCATGaacaaataatattattaattcaGCTAATACAACCGTATCGTACAAGTACGGCCGTAACGATCACAATCAGTTGCATCCTTGGCATTTGTGTAGAAATGAAACTCATCATCACGATACCTCCCTACGAGGAATTAACAACCTGCCTAGAAGAACCACAAGTCACACCGTCAACCTTGACACcacccagaaaaaaataagaaaaaaaatctagtacCAACGGCAAAAAAGATGACACGATCCGAAATCAGACAAAATAGAGCAGATTTCACTGATAAGCGATACGTATATAGTTTCGTTTACTAACATTTCGAGAGAACTCAGCACAGAACTAACCCAACACCCAAGCGGTGTTTCGATTATCCAAACGTCAAATTTCACAGAGTGAGGAGGATCGACTAGTATGTGATTCTCCACCTGTTTTCAACTTCGACGTTGACAATCCTTCGAAGGGGTGAGTTTGAATCCAAGCTAACATCACTGTGCCGGAGAAACTTCTACTCCATGCACAGTCGGATTCGCTTGGCCGCTGAATGGATCTACCGAATCACTAGCATCATctgaaaaatataatagaGTTATAATTGAACTAATGTGATGTAAATTAACTTCTATATATGATGCAGAAAGAGTAGATGTGGAACACAACTTTCTTGCAAAGGTAAACCAAAACTAACGGGTCAAAAATGAGTAACGAAGCCATCATCAATAGCTTGTCGCtcaactttcaaaaaccaaaaaccgATAATTTGCAGGACTTACCAGGCATAGTAGGAATAAATCCGAACTGTGTAGGAACTGGCATGGCCGTGATTGGCGCAGCTGGTGTTGGTGAAGCAGCACCATTCGTTGCTGCCTGATTCAAAGGATTGAAATATCGAGAACCTGAAATGATATACAGTAGAAATCTCTGGAAAAAGTGATGAGTTCTAACAGCAGACATCGCCAAGATTACCTCCGCTTGTACGAGCAGCACGGAGTCCACCCGAACTGGAGTTGTTAGTGGCCAGGCTATCCATTTTAGGTGGCGGGGCAGCTGCCGTCTCTTCCTCAACGCCAGCGCCCACGTATCGGCCTTTTACGGGATCCCAAACAATCTGCGTTACATTAAATTTGAGAACTGACGCAATTTCTACCACCATATACATGGAGGATTTCAACTCACCGTAGGTTTACTATCATCAGGCAATATCATTTCGTTTCCACTAGGAATAGCCTTCAATAATTTCTCCTTCATATTTCCGAAAAATCCCTTAGACCCTTGATTGGAGCTGCTCTTCTAGAAAAACCGAATTATTCGGGAACAAAATAAACGATTTGTAATAAATTCTTTGTATTGGTGAATTAGAACTTTAAGATTCGAATCCGGTAATCCGTTCGGTTGCGAAGATGGTGTAGCTCGCGGCTGAGATTGAGCTTGAGTTTGAGGTTGAGGCTGAGAAAGATGTGTAACCTTTTGTGACATTTGTGGaggcttaaaaaaaagatatgttAAGAAAAGCCAGTGATTTTTGAatataatgcaaaaaaagaaggtacAAGGGAAATAAATTCTACTGACTATTAATGTATGTTCCATTGCACCATTCAATTCAAACAGACACTGTTAGAATCAGTAAAATTCAGCTACTGTTCCGAAATTGAACTTATAAACATAGTGAAGGTGCTATTCACAGTAATGCAgcttttaaaaatacaaataacaaTTTGAACTACTcgatttgagaagaaaaaagaaaatctgaaacCATACCACAGTCATTTGAGGAGTATGAGAAAGATCCGGCATTGGTGGTGGGACCGGCGATACACTTTCAGCATGTTGATTCTAAAACAGAACCGATTggcatcatttttttttacaaataattcAACAATAATGAAAAGGTCAAAACAAATATTCACCATAGTGCGAACGGGTGTACTCTCCGCTGTTGAACGTACGCTGGTGTCATCCGAATTGGTGAATGCTTCATCCATGCTCCCTTGTCGTCTTGCTGCTACATGTGATGACATTGTGAGAGGTGAATACGCATCAGCGGAATATGGATCAATTGTCTATAAGAGGTATAACTCTGTTAAACGCATCAATATATGATTATGCTTTCTATTAACTATCaacaaattcaaattatttACATATACTTGCTGGCTGGCATTGCTCTGAGTACGCGAACGTGAAACAGGTCCATCGTTGTCTTCCATCGCAGAGTTCGCGACAGATGGAGGCGCTACTGGACTCATCTGAAGAGGATCTTGCCGTTGAGCATGCCAGTCGCGAGCTTCGGCGGCAAGCGATTCAGTTCTCGACCTGAATCAGGGTAAGCGTTAGGTGAGAAGACAAAACCTTCATTTGCTGGTGACCTCAAACACTTGATTCTATGGCTACTACCGCAGAATATGCGCATATATAGCTTCAATAATAACACCAAATTCTACTTCATTCtacagtttcaaaaaaagataactCCATATGCCACTGACCTTCGTGTTGACGAAAGCTCCGGCTCAGGAGCCGTGATAGCTTCCTCTGTACGTACATCAGGTTGGGTGCTGGTTTGCGTGTTTTCATACTGAAACGTTAGGATTCGGAAAGGAAATAAACTGTGGGAAAAAACGCGTACAGGAGAGTGTGGAACAGGTGGGGCTGATTGCTGAGTTGTTGAAGTATCTGTGTGTGGCACTTCGCTAGATTGACACTGTTCCTTCTGTTGGATCATGGCACGCAAGCTAGGAATCCACGACGTTTCCCAATCACCAGCGGATGCAGCGAACCGTAATCTAAAGTAAGACCGCAGAACTGATCAGAATCGAGACAAAACTAGTCACCTAAGAATTCTGACTCCTTACCTATCAGCTAAGTCACAAAGTTCTACAAGTTCTCGCGTAGACAGTAGATGACAGTAGTTCCAGATGGAACGAGCTATTTCCATGCAGTATCTACAGAAATGCAGACAAGGTATACAATGAATCGACAAATGATTTACAAATATTGTCTATAAAGTAGCAGTATCAATGGAAAATGTGGAATTTCGCAGGAATAGACCTGAATGCATCCGTGGCAAAGCCTCCAAATTCCGCTATGAGGTGCGCGTACTGTATGCGTCTTCTTTGATACTCAACAGATTCGCCAAGTGGAGAATATGCATTGGCATCAGAGAGTCGTATGGCGTAATCGAAAATTTCAGTGGCATGGAGATCCGTGAGGGAGAAGCTGAGATTGAAAATCTAACGTTATTTGACAAATGAAATAACGGGTATGCACGTACCCATAACGACACTGCATCGTTTCGTACTCATCATCCGGAAGTCCACTATGGATCAACGTAATATGCTGACGTGACACTCCATCATCGGGGCTGAAACGATTATCAGGGAATTCCAAATTAGAGGAATGATTAATTTCTGGACTTACTTTGCTTCAAGTGTCTTGAATGGGTTAACCCCGGCCAATACAGCAACAGCCAAGAAGCAAAAATCTGCTGCGTTATTATAATCCCTCTTCGCAAGAACCTTCCCGAGGTCGTAAACCTGTAACGAATAATAGCGGTGTATTGAAAGGCATTTCACAACAAAATGTACAGGATAAGGAACATACAGACTCCATAGCTTCTTGAGTGGAAAGATTTGCAAGGACAATCGCGGCATGTGTCCGCCAACATCCCGAGTCATCGCTGGTGGGATTCATCTGCAGTAGAAAAACACTTACTGATCTCCTTCTGAAGAAAATCCAAGTATCCAAAAACTTACAAGAATCGGGACATGTTTCTTGGTAGCTACTGAGACGAGTGTCACTACAGGATTATATTGCGGTCTGGTGGCAAGGAATCGCTCCTCGATTTCGATAAGTTTTGCTACGTCATTCGATAATAAGCGCCTAGCCAGAATCATAGCATCGGCATACAGCCCATCACGGATCGCACTCTCGATCGCTTCCTGAATAAAGTATTCGCTTAGGAAATGAACCTCAATTTGCTTCAAGTGCTACTTACACAAACGTGTCCTCCAAGAAGTAACTCGGTGAATCGATCATAAGCCTTATTATCTGAATGCCCATGGTTTCGCATGGTAGAGATGGCTGTGGACGCGCTCTCCGTTGGTGTGCTGTTCTTTTCTCGATGAGAATGATGGTGGTGCGTAGAAGAGGCTTCTCTGTATGGAGCAGATCCAATCTCCACCAGAAGACGAGCAACATCTGGCCCTGTCACccgctgaaaagaaaatgaattatacAGTAACCTGCACCAAAAAAACTTTGAGGTAGAAGCACGTACACCCTGCTGTTGCACGATAATGCCCAGCAACTGCCAAATCAACAAACAATCGATGACGTCATTATCACGTGGATTCTCAGAGGCGACCTCACAACTTTTAATACGTTTAATTTGGCGTTCAATGTACAGGCGAACAGAATGAGTTGGAGTTTGGCCAATGAGGAGCGGACCTAGAAATGGAATGAGGATATCAgtccagcagaaaaaaaaaaacattcacaaaACCTTTGAATGTTTGGGCGCAATCAATCAGACGCATCGTGTGAGAATCAGTAAGCGCTGTCTTGATGTCATCGATCTGTACAACCGACACGGACAAATCCGGATGGACCTTCACCATTTTCCCGCCAGCACCGAACGTGATAAATGCATGTGGCACGCGATATTTTAGAGGAGCTTAAAGTgaaccatgaaaaaaaaataagaacaaccAATGAATCTGAAGCAATTACCTCGCTGGCTAGACTCTATGCTCAGAATGTCTGAAGTTCGGTCATCGTGATTTTCATCCATGCTGGCCCTTTCACTCATgctgaaaacagaaaagtgaTAGGATATGATCGAATAACCTATTTAAGTACCCAAACAGAGGAACCCAAGCATGTGAACTTATCAAGAAGATACAATATTCAGAGGACACATTAAAACTGGCAAGATAGCGAAAGGAAGGACGGATCCATACCTTGCGTCGATAACTAAAACTGTGTCGAtagatttttccttcaagtAGCATTTCTCAAAAAGCGCACATTTGCGCTTATTATCAACAATCAGATACGTGGTTCTTCGAAAAAGAACTCGTCTCGACAGAATGGTACAAATCCTTTCCATCCTATCAGAAACACCGCTATTCATAGACTTTGAATGAACTTACAAAGATGGAGCAGAAATAGTTCTCAAAATCAGACGCCGTGGTCTCTCCCCGAGGGGGACAAAGTCgggattttttcttaacaattatgaataaatataatttgGCTAAAGTATAATAAATATGACTAGATTCGACAACGTTATATTGCTGACTTTTAATCGGTTAGTGTGTCTTGTAGCCATATGCGATGGGTTCACCTCAACAAAAATCTGTTCCTGTTCAAGGAGTCGTTTTCGAATCACCATAGAGTTTATTATAGGCGAGAAAAGATGACTACCCTAACAATCATGAGATTGAAAGGATAGAGACGTGAACAGCCACCTCTATTTCAAGCCAGATAGAAGGAACCATTCTAGCTTTTGTCGCTTCGTTACTGAGTCAGCACAATCAGAAACTGTAGGTAAATTCAACAGACAACAATTGCAACATTATCACTTACCCATCCACACTTTCCCGTTCATCGCTGAACAACTGGCGTTGACTAGCTTCGTATGCTTTCTGTGATTCGGCCAGCTTCTTCGTGAGATATTCTTCTTGCATAGACTTGCATATCTGCACACATCAAATTGTTGAACTCTAAAAAATAACGGGGAAAAATAGATAACCTAATACGCTACCTTCCATAGTGCCATATTGTCGGGGTCACCATCGCAAGTGTATTTGAAGTACTCGCGATTAAACTTGCGATGGAAATCGCCCAAATCGTTGTATTGTTTTTTGTAAACAGccacataaaataaataggcaGCCTTCTCAATCGGTGGCAGTCGGTGATACTCGGGTGGTGGAGGTTCGTTGACGAGAATTGAGCGAACACGGGCctgaaagaaaagagtttGGTCCAGCAAACACTATCCATTCACTAACTGTTTCCACTCTACGCATTTATATGGGTTCTACTTCATAAAACAAGAGAATCTGAGAAAGTGATCAGATTCTGGAACTCCACCTTCCGTATGTACCCATCCCTACCTACCTTAACATCCTTAACAATATCTAGTTTGATAagcaaaatgaataaaaagaagagcaGTTGTGAAGAAGTAAGAAGAATTAGAAGTCGTAAGTACGGAggataataatacaataaacaaACCTGATCGAGATGGATAGCACCAAAATAGTACATCTCCTCGCCGATGGTGAAGGGATCCAAGGCTTCACCAGGAGCATATCGTCCCTGGAACAGATAATAGTATAGAGCATTAAACATAATCACAAAGGAAATATCTACTTTTCGGGTATATTTCCTCATCTCCTCTTCGCTGTCTCCTCTCTCCGGATCATCAGAATCAGTTCCCTCAGACACACTGCTATGAGCATCATCATAAGCGTCATAGTAACCATATCGTCCACCAGATCGTTGGAATCTAGAGAGATGAAgagaacgtttaaaaaaagacgaagtgagcaaaaaaaaaagaatagcgTTCACAATTGCAATGTAAGGAATTGcgtgtgcaaaaaaaagaaaaaaaaaaacagacatatTTTACGGGAAAATGCAGTAATGAACAATTCGACTTAGCAACAACTAATAAACTGTGCGAGCGATAAAACAAATGGTACTCAAAACTGATCGAACAAATTAGTTAGTTtaagttttcattcttttttcttaaattatttttcatttcgacATTACCTTTCCATAGCTCTCGCATCATACGATGATAACGGCCGACGGCGTTCTTTGTACATATGCGACTGTTGAACATAGTATTCCTGAGGATGATTAGCACCCATAGAACCATGTGCTGACCGACGGCCAGAAGGATAATGTCTGCAAATTTCACGTTTTAACTTCAAAAAGtgaatgtaaagaaaaaaaaatactgttatATGTAATACCCAGGATATGGTTTCGATGCTGTGTAAGCTCTAGGTTCATGCTGTTCGACACCCTCAGAATACTCAGGTTTTGCTCGACTGCTGGGACGGCTAAGACGGCTCAGCCGCGACcttcacaaaataaaatagcaaTCAAGGTGAAGAAAACGGCCAACAAACGAAAGGAAAACTAGCTACAACTCTAATAAGAAACATTCTGTACACGCACCGTCTCGCTGCATCCACGAAATCATCACCGTAAACAGCAGGACGATTTGAGTCAAACGACAAATTCAAAAGGGGATCCGGATGTGAAAACAAGGAGTCATTACCTAAAATATACAACGATTATCACACATTCAAATTGAACGTGAATAAAAAACACGACGATcactaaagaaagaaaactttcgcAGACCTTCTTCAGTTTTACTGTTGTACAACATGGAAGTAGCACCAGAACGACCTTGAGTTCCGTGATTTTTTGCTACTGCCAAAACGGAACGACGACCATAgctgtaaaataataaagaaattcgaaataaacgaaaagaaaaaagaaaagaaataatacgCTGGCGAGTGCGGCCTTGAGAGGTAGTCTGTTGGGATATCACTGGGGATAAATTCGTCGCTGCTGGTGCTACTGCTCGGTACAACTTCTCTTGCTAGTCTCAAATGTCGTCTTCGATAGTTTTTGCGCTTGTTC is a window encoding:
- a CDS encoding hypothetical protein (NECATOR_CHRX.G21323.T3) is translated as MSLYWERVLSNSPTQQNVDHSGLSASTTAAAQQNNPSTNWDYINLGSGPPQQQHYHWGQHIGSHVEGNRSTGSPGYDPYGAAVMGGYQQAAQNVVYPYQQQQHHEASPNRYAHGAASQTSINQPVDQNHYIQQQRHHQQQHQQQLSQQHQSQQQQQQQQQQQQQQILHQQQQSNPTAVSNPSPAVTQQAQHTLVPARQNTQSSSHQNRSVEPQSVVLPPQPPTSFTPPTSLTPPSSNAQSCSEQQSVPLAVISPAVALPNSTIPQPHSFPTVPPFNSRSSPQQHHQGFTGTIATSTIPQETCPRRSPGETSSRRSSLTYLAVQPLLSVQSPPATGVVTDIARVGDSAQVTPESTYSVDTFGSGISSTDHPTHQRGVSSSSGGAQQSAARTEDNWEDDWERTEHPDRGGVREITPSDAASQTQSEPPGYPSSFPDTPCATREGSVALATDNDTTPHRSEPGSDVVRVAPVSTASPPVVGVPRYEDASRSQDHVPAVAQVAPLRPEPESMQTVPPPVALAPAVQMPSQVDGVTTSTSYSEPVDSSTQLQMNDDEQTQEDDPDVSVAVGVPSESNTQSSERTQEPLAATPEPRTAESVLSPVTVQATSTPMGPEETNKDAKTIYPRIEDRETSSRECEDHQNQANPHSASAAAADQSDSTTGSLSTRNGPERRSVQSRYKKFKEHFSGIMGRLDQYRVEPSRSEFRSSSRTGNPLMANAANSYGRRSVLAVAKNHGTQGRSGATSMLYNSKTEEGNDSLFSHPDPLLNLSFDSNRPAVYGDDFVDAARRSRLSRLSRPSSRAKPEYSEGVEQHEPRAYTASKPYPGHYPSGRRSAHGSMGANHPQEYYVQQSHMYKERRRPLSSYDARAMERFQRSGGRYGYYDAYDDAHSSVSEGTDSDDPERGDSEEEMRKYTRKGRYAPGEALDPFTIGEEMYYFGAIHLDQARVRSILVNEPPPPEYHRLPPIEKAAYLFYVAVYKKQYNDLGDFHRKFNREYFKYTCDGDPDNMALWKICKSMQEEYLTKKLAESQKAYEASQRQLFSDERESVDGKNPDFVPLGERPRRLILRTISAPSFMSERASMDENHDDRTSDILSIESSQRAPLKYRVPHAFITFGAGGKMVKVHPDLSVSVVQIDDIKTALTDSHTMRLIDCAQTFKGPLLIGQTPTHSVRLYIERQIKRIKSCEVASENPRDNDVIDCLLIWQLLGIIVQQQGRVTGPDVARLLVEIGSAPYREASSTHHHHSHREKNSTPTESASTAISTMRNHGHSDNKAYDRFTELLLGGHVCEAIESAIRDGLYADAMILARRLLSNDVAKLIEIEERFLATRPQYNPVVTLVSVATKKHVPILMNPTSDDSGCWRTHAAIVLANLSTQEAMESVYDLGKVLAKRDYNNAADFCFLAVAVLAGVNPFKTLEANPDDGVSRQHITLIHSGLPDDEYETMQCRYGFSLTDLHATEIFDYAIRLSDANAYSPLGESVEYQRRRIQYAHLIAEFGGFATDAFRYCMEIARSIWNYCHLLSTRELVELCDLADRLRFAASAGDWETSWIPSLRAMIQQKEQCQSSEVPHTDTSTTQQSAPPVPHSPYENTQTSTQPDVRTEEAITAPEPELSSTRRSRTESLAAEARDWHAQRQDPLQMSPVAPPSVANSAMEDNDGPVSRSRTQSNASQQVYTIDPYSADAYSPLTMSSHVAARRQGSMDEAFTNSDDTSVRSTAESTPVRTMNQHAESVSPVPPPMPDLSHTPQMTVPPQMSQKVTHLSQPQPQTQAQSQPRATPSSQPNGLPDSNLKKSSSNQGSKGFFGNMKEKLLKAIPSGNEMILPDDSKPTIVWDPVKGRYVGAGVEEETAAAPPPKMDSLATNNSSSGGLRAARTSGGSRYFNPLNQAATNGAASPTPAAPITAMPVPTQFGFIPTMPDDASDSVDPFSGQANPTVHGVEVSPAQ
- a CDS encoding hypothetical protein (NECATOR_CHRX.G21323.T1), which gives rise to MHRPLYSSGMYIQNKRKNYRRRHLRLAREVVPSSSTSSDEFIPSDIPTDYLSRPHSPAYGRRSVLAVAKNHGTQGRSGATSMLYNSKTEEGNDSLFSHPDPLLNLSFDSNRPAVYGDDFVDAARRSRLSRLSRPSSRAKPEYSEGVEQHEPRAYTASKPYPGHYPSGRRSAHGSMGANHPQEYYVQQSHMYKERRRPLSSYDARAMERFQRSGGRYGYYDAYDDAHSSVSEGTDSDDPERGDSEEEMRKYTRKGRYAPGEALDPFTIGEEMYYFGAIHLDQARVRSILVNEPPPPEYHRLPPIEKAAYLFYVAVYKKQYNDLGDFHRKFNREYFKYTCDGDPDNMALWKICKSMQEEYLTKKLAESQKAYEASQRQLFSDERESVDGKNPDFVPLGERPRRLILRTISAPSFMSERASMDENHDDRTSDILSIESSQRAPLKYRVPHAFITFGAGGKMVKVHPDLSVSVVQIDDIKTALTDSHTMRLIDCAQTFKGPLLIGQTPTHSVRLYIERQIKRIKSCEVASENPRDNDVIDCLLIWQLLGIIVQQQGRVTGPDVARLLVEIGSAPYREASSTHHHHSHREKNSTPTESASTAISTMRNHGHSDNKAYDRFTELLLGGHVCEAIESAIRDGLYADAMILARRLLSNDVAKLIEIEERFLATRPQYNPVVTLVSVATKKHVPILMNPTSDDSGCWRTHAAIVLANLSTQEAMESVYDLGKVLAKRDYNNAADFCFLAVAVLAGVNPFKTLEANPDDGVSRQHITLIHSGLPDDEYETMQCRYGFSLTDLHATEIFDYAIRLSDANAYSPLGESVEYQRRRIQYAHLIAEFGGFATDAFRYCMEIARSIWNYCHLLSTRELVELCDLADRLRFAASAGDWETSWIPSLRAMIQQKEQCQSSEVPHTDTSTTQQSAPPVPHSPYENTQTSTQPDVRTEEAITAPEPELSSTRRSRTESLAAEARDWHAQRQDPLQMSPVAPPSVANSAMEDNDGPVSRSRTQSNASQQVYTIDPYSADAYSPLTMSSHVAARRQGSMDEAFTNSDDTSVRSTAESTPVRTMNQHAESVSPVPPPMPDLSHTPQMTVPPQMSQKVTHLSQPQPQTQAQSQPRATPSSQPNGLPDSNLKKSSSNQGSKGFFGNMKEKLLKAIPSGNEMILPDDSKPTIVWDPVKGRYVGAGVEEETAAAPPPKMDSLATNNSSSGGLRAARTSGGSRYFNPLNQAATNGAASPTPAAPITAMPVPTQFGFIPTMPDDASDSVDPFSGQANPTVHGVEVSPAQ